A genomic segment from Flavobacterium sp. 9R encodes:
- a CDS encoding choice-of-anchor I family protein, translating to MIKKTLAVFAALFLLVGCENDNDENPSSELGYNENPASFKEVGTITIGGTGAAEISAFDETTKRLFTVNNSSTNKIDVIDLTDPTKPVVLTSIDMATYNGAANSVAVYGGKLAVALESKSNKQEAGKVVVFNTSTYALIKEITVGALPDMITFSPDGKFIVTANEGEPNDTYSLDPEGSVSIIDVAANYAVTTLNFAQFSSQLSDLKTKGFRIASVSNNFANDIEPEYVTISSDSKTAWVTLQENNGIAKIDLAGKKNIQLFPLGYKDYSLADNAIDVSDKDGAIAFATWRVKGMFQPDAIANFESNSIPYLVTANEGDASEYSAFVDVRRINHSSVVLDPTVFPTAAAMKVDGVLGRLNINTKMGDTDGDGDFDELVSFGARSFSIWNGNTGALVFDSKNELDKKAHELGLYDDNRSDDKGVEPEAVYVTKMGNKQILFVGLERADALMIYDVTSPTAPKFLQAIKTGDAPEGLTFIPAAKSPNKKSMVIVSSEGDGSVKIFQPELN from the coding sequence ATGATTAAGAAAACTCTAGCAGTATTTGCAGCCTTATTTTTATTAGTGGGTTGTGAAAATGACAATGACGAAAATCCTAGCTCAGAATTAGGATATAATGAAAACCCAGCTTCATTTAAAGAAGTAGGTACGATTACAATTGGTGGAACTGGTGCTGCAGAAATTAGCGCTTTTGATGAAACTACGAAAAGGCTTTTTACCGTAAACAACAGCTCAACTAACAAAATTGATGTAATTGATTTAACCGATCCTACAAAACCGGTTGTGCTAACGAGTATTGATATGGCGACCTACAATGGTGCTGCCAATAGCGTTGCGGTTTATGGAGGAAAACTGGCTGTAGCTTTAGAGTCTAAATCGAATAAACAGGAGGCAGGAAAAGTGGTAGTTTTTAATACTTCGACTTATGCTTTGATTAAAGAAATCACCGTAGGAGCTTTGCCGGATATGATTACTTTTTCACCAGACGGAAAATTTATTGTTACTGCCAATGAAGGTGAGCCTAATGATACCTATTCATTGGATCCAGAAGGTTCTGTTTCGATTATAGATGTTGCTGCGAATTATGCTGTAACGACTTTAAATTTTGCTCAATTCAGTTCGCAACTTTCCGATTTAAAAACCAAAGGATTTCGTATAGCAAGTGTTTCCAATAATTTTGCTAACGATATTGAACCAGAATATGTTACGATTTCTTCGGATTCAAAAACGGCTTGGGTTACTTTGCAAGAAAATAATGGAATTGCTAAAATTGATTTGGCAGGCAAAAAGAACATACAACTTTTTCCATTAGGATATAAAGACTATTCTTTAGCAGATAACGCTATAGATGTAAGCGATAAAGACGGAGCAATTGCTTTTGCCACTTGGAGGGTGAAAGGAATGTTTCAACCGGATGCGATTGCTAATTTTGAGAGTAATTCCATTCCTTATTTGGTTACTGCCAATGAAGGAGACGCCAGCGAATACAGTGCTTTTGTAGATGTTAGAAGAATCAATCACTCTTCTGTGGTTTTGGATCCAACGGTTTTTCCAACGGCGGCTGCTATGAAAGTGGATGGTGTTTTGGGACGTTTGAATATTAATACCAAAATGGGAGATACTGATGGCGATGGCGATTTTGATGAATTGGTAAGTTTTGGTGCTCGTTCATTTTCGATTTGGAATGGCAATACCGGTGCTTTAGTTTTTGATAGTAAAAATGAATTGGATAAAAAAGCACACGAATTGGGACTTTATGATGACAATAGAAGTGATGATAAAGGAGTAGAACCTGAGGCGGTTTATGTAACCAAAATGGGAAATAAGCAAATTCTTTTTGTGGGTCTAGAAAGAGCCGATGCTTTGATGATTTATGATGTAACTTCTCCAACCGCTCCCAAGTTTTTACAAGCCATCAAAACGGGAGATGCACCTGAAGGACTTACTTTTATTCCAGCAGCTAAAAGTCCGAACAAGAAAAGTATGGTTATCGTAAGTAGTGAAGGGGATGGAAGTGTTAAGATTTTCCAGCCTGAATTGAATTAA
- a CDS encoding carbon-nitrogen hydrolase: MPNKKYKIAVIQLNLNDVAENNLKKCLHWVREAAKQGAEVISLPELYSSHYFCQSEDVDNFALAEPLYSTSFIAFSALAKELGVVIIVPFFEKRMAGIYHNSAYIIDTDGTEAGLYRKMHIPDDPHFYEKFYFTPGDIGFKAFPTQKGKIGTLICWDQWYPEGARLTALQGAEVLFYPTAIGWHPLEKEQYGENQHGAWMNVMKGHAVANGVYVAAANRIGLEQYIEGTAGIEFWGSSFIAGPQGEILAQASHDKEEILIAEVDLDLQENVRQNWPFFRDRRIDAFGDITKRAID; the protein is encoded by the coding sequence ATGCCTAATAAAAAATACAAAATAGCGGTTATCCAATTAAACCTCAACGATGTTGCTGAAAACAACTTAAAAAAATGTTTACACTGGGTTCGAGAGGCAGCAAAACAAGGCGCAGAAGTCATTTCGTTACCAGAATTATATAGCAGTCATTATTTTTGTCAAAGCGAAGATGTAGATAATTTTGCCTTGGCAGAACCTTTATACAGCACTTCATTTATTGCTTTTTCGGCATTAGCCAAAGAATTAGGCGTGGTAATCATTGTTCCTTTCTTCGAAAAGAGAATGGCGGGAATTTATCACAACAGTGCTTACATCATTGATACAGATGGAACCGAAGCTGGACTGTATCGCAAAATGCACATTCCAGACGACCCACATTTCTATGAAAAATTCTACTTTACACCTGGCGACATTGGTTTCAAAGCTTTCCCAACTCAAAAAGGAAAAATTGGAACCTTAATTTGTTGGGACCAATGGTATCCAGAAGGTGCACGACTTACTGCTTTGCAAGGAGCTGAAGTGTTGTTTTACCCAACCGCAATTGGATGGCATCCTTTAGAAAAAGAACAATATGGCGAAAACCAACACGGTGCTTGGATGAATGTTATGAAAGGTCACGCGGTAGCCAATGGTGTGTATGTAGCCGCCGCCAACCGTATTGGTTTGGAACAATACATCGAAGGAACAGCTGGAATTGAATTCTGGGGTTCGTCATTTATTGCAGGACCACAAGGCGAAATTTTAGCACAAGCTTCACACGATAAAGAAGAAATACTAATTGCAGAAGTTGATTTGGATTTACAAGAAAATGTACGTCAGAATTGGCCGTTTTTCAGAGACAGACGAATTGATGCTTTTGGGGACATTACCAAAAGAGCAATAGACTAA
- a CDS encoding glyoxalase, protein MQFKTKSIRPFIGSKNFTESRQFYKDLGFNESILSSNMSYFSTANFGFYLQDAYVKDWVDNTMVFMEVENVEEFWESLVALHLTKKYPTAKLVPIRHLDWGKECFLHDPSGILWHFGAFTPQ, encoded by the coding sequence ATGCAATTCAAAACCAAATCCATCCGCCCATTTATAGGATCCAAAAACTTTACGGAATCTAGACAGTTTTATAAAGATTTAGGCTTTAATGAAAGTATTCTCTCAAGCAATATGAGTTATTTCAGTACCGCTAATTTTGGCTTCTACCTACAAGATGCTTATGTAAAAGACTGGGTTGACAATACTATGGTTTTTATGGAAGTTGAAAACGTTGAAGAATTTTGGGAATCATTAGTAGCATTACATCTGACGAAAAAGTATCCTACTGCCAAATTAGTCCCTATTCGCCATCTCGACTGGGGAAAGGAATGTTTTTTACACGATCCTTCTGGCATTCTTTGGCATTTTGGAGCATTTACTCCTCAATAA
- a CDS encoding HAEPLYID family protein, whose protein sequence is MKKLFIVLLSILFPSIVFSQNENKKEKDSLYIEAVENKLHPDKVLHAEPLYIDLIRDLGARKGEKEWNVGFELKDNNTFDSYNGFVEYEWAVIDRLGLEIEVPFTFYSPNNSGATIPKNAIDGLKLATQYSFYVSEKNKTTLAIAYLNEFELPSFSDYGKSKAIIGNIYNPFFVAAKRWGNNFHTLLYTGPVIEHEFENNHIETTWQINTNFHYMIPGTSNFIGIELNKEIHNGAFDMVIRPQMRVGIIDNLLIGIVTGIPISKENERFSTFLRLIYEPKGIH, encoded by the coding sequence ATGAAAAAGCTTTTTATTGTTTTATTATCCATTTTATTTCCTTCAATAGTTTTCAGTCAAAATGAAAATAAAAAAGAAAAAGACAGTTTATACATTGAAGCAGTAGAAAACAAACTACATCCAGATAAAGTACTTCACGCCGAGCCCCTTTATATTGATTTAATTAGAGATTTAGGTGCCCGAAAAGGCGAAAAAGAATGGAACGTAGGATTTGAACTAAAAGACAACAATACATTTGATTCATACAATGGATTTGTAGAATACGAGTGGGCAGTCATTGATCGTTTAGGTTTAGAAATTGAAGTCCCATTCACTTTTTATTCTCCAAACAACAGCGGTGCTACCATTCCAAAAAATGCCATAGATGGATTAAAACTAGCTACACAATACTCATTTTATGTTTCTGAAAAAAACAAAACCACACTAGCAATTGCCTACTTAAACGAATTCGAACTACCCAGTTTTTCAGATTATGGAAAATCGAAAGCCATAATTGGTAATATTTACAATCCTTTTTTTGTTGCCGCAAAACGATGGGGAAACAATTTTCATACTTTACTTTACACAGGACCCGTGATAGAACACGAATTTGAAAACAATCATATCGAAACTACGTGGCAAATCAATACTAATTTTCATTATATGATTCCTGGAACTAGTAACTTTATTGGAATAGAATTGAACAAAGAAATTCATAATGGCGCTTTCGATATGGTTATAAGACCACAAATGCGTGTTGGAATAATTGACAATTTATTAATTGGTATTGTAACTGGAATCCCAATAAGCAAAGAAAACGAACGCTTTAGTACTTTCTTACGACTAATTTATGAACCCAAAGGCATACATTAA
- a CDS encoding DUF1801 domain-containing protein: MAQKTIETDQSVADFIEKFADSEQKKKDSHQLIEIMQAVSGCKATMWGASIIGFGKYHYKYESGHEGNAPLLGFSPRKSAISLYVFTGLEEHESLLTSLGKFKRGKACLYVNKLSDIDLDQLQKIMKANIEYLKTRFES; encoded by the coding sequence ATGGCGCAAAAAACTATCGAAACAGATCAAAGTGTGGCTGATTTTATTGAAAAATTTGCCGATTCAGAACAAAAGAAAAAGGATAGTCATCAATTAATTGAAATTATGCAGGCTGTTTCTGGTTGCAAAGCTACAATGTGGGGAGCATCAATAATTGGCTTTGGCAAATATCACTATAAATATGAAAGCGGACACGAAGGGAATGCACCGCTACTTGGCTTTTCTCCAAGAAAATCTGCAATTTCGCTGTATGTTTTTACTGGACTCGAAGAGCACGAATCTCTTTTAACAAGTTTAGGAAAATTCAAAAGAGGAAAAGCGTGTTTGTATGTAAATAAGCTCAGCGATATCGATTTGGATCAATTGCAAAAAATTATGAAAGCCAATATCGAATACTTAAAAACTCGGTTCGAGTCATAA
- a CDS encoding DUF808 domain-containing protein, whose protein sequence is MGSGFFALLDDIAAIMDDVAAMSKIATKKTAGILGDDLAVNAEKASGFVSSRELPVLWAITKGSFLNKLIILPIAFVLSAFSPLAIKVILVLGGLYLAYEGAEKIYEYFFPHHHHEAEISLTQSFTEEEILAQEKGKIKAAIVTDFILSVEIVIIALGTVLEKSITTQIAVVSIVAIIATIGVYGIVALIVRMDDMGFKLMQLSSKENGFLTKIGNFLVNALPKVIKSLAVIGTIALIMVAGGIFAHQIDYLHHVLPQVPSFIKEPLFGLVFGGITLLVVTIIKKILGKK, encoded by the coding sequence ATGGGATCAGGTTTTTTTGCACTTTTAGATGATATCGCAGCAATTATGGATGATGTGGCAGCAATGAGTAAAATTGCTACCAAAAAAACAGCTGGAATTTTAGGAGACGACCTAGCTGTTAATGCCGAAAAAGCTTCAGGATTTGTTTCTTCAAGAGAATTACCCGTTTTATGGGCCATTACAAAAGGTTCGTTTTTGAACAAACTAATCATTCTTCCAATAGCCTTTGTGCTTAGTGCTTTTTCGCCTTTGGCTATTAAAGTAATTCTAGTTTTAGGAGGTCTTTATTTAGCTTATGAAGGTGCCGAAAAAATTTATGAATATTTCTTTCCGCATCATCATCACGAAGCTGAAATTTCATTAACCCAATCTTTTACCGAAGAAGAGATTCTTGCACAAGAAAAAGGAAAAATAAAAGCAGCTATTGTTACAGATTTTATCCTCTCTGTTGAGATTGTAATCATTGCCTTAGGAACCGTTTTAGAGAAATCAATTACAACTCAAATTGCAGTAGTATCCATTGTTGCCATTATTGCTACTATCGGTGTATACGGTATAGTAGCTTTAATTGTTCGTATGGATGATATGGGATTCAAACTAATGCAACTAAGCAGTAAAGAAAATGGCTTTTTGACCAAAATTGGAAACTTTTTGGTAAACGCTTTACCTAAAGTCATTAAAAGTTTAGCCGTAATTGGAACTATTGCTTTAATTATGGTAGCTGGTGGAATTTTTGCTCATCAAATCGATTATTTACATCACGTTCTTCCACAAGTTCCTAGTTTCATCAAAGAGCCTTTATTTGGCTTAGTATTTGGTGGAATTACACTACTCGTAGTAACAATCATAAAGAAAATTTTGGGTAAAAAATAA
- the rpsA gene encoding 30S ribosomal protein S1, protein MSEQLKSQEEFLANFNWHNFEEGIDAVDEKNLLEFEELVSKTFIATDQEEVVEGVVVRITDRDVIVDINAKSEGVISLNEFRYNPNLKVGDKVEVLIDIREDKTGQLVLSHRKARTIKSWDRVIAANETGEIVTGFVKCRTKGGMIVDVFGIEAFLPGSQIDVKPIRDYDVYVNKNMEFKVVKINHEFKNVVVSHKALIEADIEVQKKEIIGQLQKGQVLEGVVKNITSYGVFIDLGGVDGLIHITDLSWSRINHPSEVLELDQKLNVVILDFDDEKTRIQLGLKQLNAHPWDALDANLTVGDKVKGKVVVIADYGAFIEVAEGVEGLIHVSEMSWSTHLRSAQDFVKVGDIVEGVILTLDRDDRKMSLGIKQLTQDPWTDITSKYPVGSKHTGIVRNFTNFGIFVELEEGIDGLIYISDLSWTKKIKHPSEFVNVGEKLDVVVLELDVDGRKLSLGHKQTTANPWDQYEDSFAVGTIHNGEISEIVDKGATVEFGDDIVAFIPTRHLEKEDGKKLKKGESADFKVIEFNKEFKRVVASHTAIFREEEEKNVKAATENTSSASTNAPAATLGDNNDVLAALKAKMEKSEKK, encoded by the coding sequence ATGTCTGAACAATTAAAATCACAAGAAGAGTTTTTAGCAAATTTTAACTGGCATAACTTCGAAGAAGGTATCGATGCAGTAGATGAGAAAAACTTATTAGAATTCGAAGAACTAGTATCAAAAACTTTCATCGCTACAGATCAAGAAGAAGTAGTTGAAGGAGTAGTTGTTAGAATTACAGATAGAGACGTTATCGTTGATATCAACGCTAAATCGGAAGGTGTTATTTCATTAAATGAATTCCGTTACAACCCAAATTTAAAAGTTGGAGACAAAGTAGAAGTATTAATTGACATCCGTGAGGACAAAACTGGTCAATTGGTATTATCTCACAGAAAAGCTCGTACTATTAAATCATGGGATAGAGTTATTGCTGCAAACGAAACAGGTGAAATCGTTACTGGTTTTGTAAAATGCAGAACTAAAGGTGGTATGATCGTTGATGTTTTCGGAATTGAAGCATTCTTACCAGGATCTCAAATTGATGTTAAACCAATTAGAGATTACGATGTATACGTAAACAAAAACATGGAATTCAAAGTGGTAAAAATCAACCACGAATTCAAAAACGTTGTAGTATCTCACAAAGCGCTTATTGAAGCGGATATTGAAGTACAGAAAAAAGAAATCATCGGTCAATTACAAAAAGGACAAGTATTAGAAGGTGTTGTTAAAAACATTACTTCTTATGGTGTGTTTATTGACTTAGGTGGTGTTGATGGATTAATTCACATTACTGACCTTTCTTGGAGTAGAATCAACCACCCAAGTGAAGTTCTTGAATTAGACCAAAAATTAAACGTTGTAATCCTTGATTTCGATGATGAGAAAACAAGAATTCAATTAGGATTGAAACAATTAAACGCTCACCCATGGGATGCTTTAGATGCTAACTTAACTGTTGGTGACAAAGTGAAAGGTAAAGTTGTAGTTATCGCTGATTACGGTGCTTTCATTGAAGTAGCTGAAGGTGTTGAAGGTTTAATCCACGTTTCTGAAATGTCATGGTCTACTCACTTACGTTCTGCACAAGATTTCGTAAAAGTAGGAGATATCGTTGAAGGAGTTATTTTAACTTTGGATAGAGATGACCGTAAAATGTCATTAGGTATCAAACAATTGACTCAAGATCCTTGGACTGATATTACTTCTAAATACCCAGTAGGTTCTAAACATACAGGTATCGTTAGAAACTTTACAAACTTTGGTATTTTCGTAGAATTAGAAGAAGGAATTGATGGATTAATCTACATTTCTGACCTTTCTTGGACTAAGAAAATCAAACACCCATCTGAATTTGTAAATGTTGGTGAAAAATTAGACGTAGTTGTGTTAGAATTAGATGTTGACGGACGTAAATTATCTTTAGGTCACAAACAAACTACTGCTAATCCTTGGGATCAATACGAAGATTCATTCGCTGTAGGAACTATCCACAATGGTGAAATTTCTGAAATCGTTGACAAAGGAGCTACTGTAGAATTTGGAGATGATATCGTTGCTTTTATTCCTACTCGTCACCTTGAAAAAGAAGACGGAAAGAAATTGAAAAAAGGCGAATCTGCAGATTTCAAAGTAATTGAATTCAATAAAGAATTCAAAAGAGTAGTTGCTTCTCACACTGCTATCTTCCGTGAAGAAGAAGAGAAAAATGTGAAAGCTGCAACTGAAAATACTTCATCTGCTTCTACTAATGCACCAGCTGCAACTTTAGGAGATAACAATGATGTATTAGCTGCATTGAAAGCTAAAATGGAAAAATCAGAGAAAAAATAA
- a CDS encoding fasciclin domain-containing protein translates to MKTRNFLSVAFFTVAVSVTSFAQKTVMVGGAPMYPSKNIVENAVNSKDHTTLVAAVKAAGLVETLQSKGPFTVFAPTNAAFDKLPKGTVETLVKPENLKMLQTILTYHVVAGKMNAADIAKAIQLGNGKAMLKTVSGGTLTVWMDGNALYLSDENGTKSKVTIADVNQSNGVIHVIDTVVLPKQ, encoded by the coding sequence ATGAAAACTAGAAATTTTTTATCGGTTGCATTTTTTACTGTAGCAGTTTCTGTTACTTCTTTTGCTCAAAAAACAGTAATGGTGGGTGGAGCGCCAATGTATCCATCAAAAAACATTGTTGAAAATGCAGTCAACTCTAAAGATCACACTACTTTAGTTGCAGCTGTTAAAGCTGCTGGTCTTGTAGAAACTTTACAAAGTAAAGGACCTTTCACCGTTTTTGCTCCAACGAATGCAGCCTTTGATAAATTGCCCAAAGGCACAGTAGAAACATTAGTAAAACCTGAAAATTTAAAAATGCTACAAACTATCTTAACCTACCATGTAGTTGCTGGCAAAATGAATGCTGCTGATATAGCCAAAGCGATTCAATTGGGGAATGGAAAAGCAATGCTAAAAACTGTTAGCGGTGGAACCTTAACTGTATGGATGGATGGTAATGCTCTGTACTTATCAGATGAAAATGGCACCAAATCAAAAGTAACCATCGCTGACGTAAATCAGTCAAACGGGGTTATACATGTTATTGATACTGTAGTGTTGCCTAAGCAGTAA
- the pheT gene encoding phenylalanine--tRNA ligase subunit beta, giving the protein MKISYNWLKQFIKIDWNSEETAALLTDLGLEVETVDKYQSVKGGLKGIVVGHILTCVPHPDADRLKVTTVDLGDGTPVQIVCGASNVGAGQKVPVATIGTVLYDKEGNPFTIKKGKIRGQESHGMICAEDELGLGESHDGIMILDETLVPGTKAATVFKIENDEVFEIGLTPNRADAMSHLGTARDLRAGMLQSGVNVELITPSVSNFRVDKRTLKIDVDVKESKLVPRYCGVTISGITVKTSPEWLQNRLKAVGINPKNNIVDVTNYVLHDLGQPLHAFDANKINGKVQVKTLPTGTKFTTLDDIERTLHEEDVMICDDKGPMCIAGVFGGKNSGVSENTTAIFLESAYFNPVSVRKTAKRHQLNTDASFRFERGIDPTITEYALKRAALLIQEVAGGEITSDIVDVYPKKIEDFTVFLNFSKVAKIIGQELPKDTIKQILASLEIKVNSVSDAGLGLTIPAYRVDVQREIDVIEEILRVYGYNNISLSKKINASVANSPRTEDYKVQNTIASQLNAQGFHEMMANSLTTAAYAELSTVLKEEHNVTMLNPLSSDLATMRQSLLFSGLEALAYNINRKNADLKLFEFGKSYHNYPSGYEEIKHLTLFQTGNRNQESWTQASQPSNFFLFKGFVTAILEKLGIQKTNCIPVTSDVFSEGIAFGLGQETLVEFGVVKKSILKYFGIKQEVFYADFNWALVLKLVSSKIKFTDIPKYPEVRRDLALLLDNEVSYDAIYKIARQTEKSLLKEINLFDVYAGSNLPEGKKSYALSFTIQDTAKTLEDAQIDKIMSKLQKNFETELGAVLR; this is encoded by the coding sequence ATGAAGATATCATATAATTGGCTCAAACAATTCATTAAGATTGATTGGAATTCTGAAGAAACAGCAGCATTACTAACAGATTTAGGACTTGAAGTAGAAACTGTAGACAAATACCAATCTGTAAAAGGAGGTTTAAAAGGCATTGTAGTAGGACACATACTTACTTGTGTACCGCACCCAGATGCTGATAGATTAAAGGTTACAACAGTAGATTTAGGAGATGGGACACCCGTTCAAATTGTATGTGGAGCAAGTAATGTAGGTGCTGGACAAAAAGTACCTGTTGCAACTATTGGAACGGTTTTGTATGATAAAGAAGGAAATCCATTTACCATAAAAAAGGGAAAAATACGCGGACAAGAAAGCCACGGAATGATTTGCGCAGAAGATGAATTAGGTCTTGGCGAAAGTCATGATGGAATTATGATTTTAGATGAAACTTTGGTTCCAGGAACTAAAGCAGCCACCGTGTTTAAAATTGAAAATGACGAAGTTTTTGAAATAGGCTTAACACCAAACCGTGCTGATGCTATGAGTCATCTTGGAACCGCAAGAGACCTAAGAGCAGGAATGCTACAAAGTGGTGTTAACGTAGAGTTAATCACACCATCTGTTAGTAATTTTAGAGTTGATAAACGCACTTTAAAAATAGATGTTGATGTAAAAGAGAGCAAATTAGTACCAAGATATTGCGGAGTTACGATATCCGGAATTACCGTAAAAACTTCGCCTGAGTGGTTACAAAATCGTTTAAAAGCAGTAGGAATCAATCCGAAAAACAATATTGTTGACGTAACCAATTATGTTTTACACGATTTAGGACAACCTCTTCACGCTTTTGATGCTAACAAAATTAACGGAAAAGTACAAGTAAAAACGTTGCCTACAGGAACAAAATTCACTACTCTTGATGATATCGAAAGAACTTTGCATGAAGAAGATGTAATGATTTGTGATGACAAAGGACCAATGTGTATCGCAGGTGTATTTGGAGGAAAAAATTCTGGTGTATCCGAAAACACAACAGCAATTTTCCTTGAAAGTGCCTACTTTAATCCAGTAAGCGTTCGAAAAACTGCTAAAAGACATCAATTAAACACCGATGCCTCTTTCCGTTTTGAGCGCGGAATAGATCCAACCATCACAGAATATGCTTTAAAAAGAGCGGCACTTTTGATTCAAGAAGTGGCAGGTGGAGAAATCACATCTGATATTGTGGATGTATATCCAAAGAAAATAGAAGACTTTACGGTATTCTTAAACTTTAGCAAAGTTGCTAAAATCATTGGTCAAGAATTACCAAAAGATACCATCAAACAAATTTTGGCTTCTTTAGAAATAAAAGTAAACAGTGTTTCTGATGCTGGTTTGGGATTAACAATTCCAGCTTATCGAGTTGATGTTCAAAGAGAAATAGATGTAATCGAAGAAATTCTTCGCGTTTACGGATACAACAATATTAGTTTATCCAAAAAAATCAATGCTTCTGTAGCCAATTCACCAAGAACAGAAGATTATAAAGTTCAAAACACTATTGCTTCACAATTGAACGCACAAGGCTTTCATGAAATGATGGCCAACTCGTTGACTACTGCTGCTTATGCAGAACTTTCAACTGTACTAAAAGAAGAACACAATGTAACGATGCTAAATCCATTAAGTAGTGATTTAGCAACAATGCGACAATCCTTATTGTTTTCTGGATTAGAAGCATTGGCTTACAACATCAACAGAAAAAATGCCGATTTAAAACTATTTGAATTCGGAAAATCATACCACAACTACCCTTCTGGTTACGAAGAAATCAAACATTTGACTTTGTTCCAAACCGGAAATAGAAATCAAGAAAGTTGGACACAAGCATCACAACCATCCAATTTCTTTTTATTTAAAGGTTTTGTTACTGCAATTTTAGAAAAATTAGGAATTCAAAAAACCAATTGTATTCCCGTAACTTCTGATGTTTTTTCAGAAGGAATTGCTTTTGGATTAGGCCAAGAAACTTTAGTTGAATTTGGTGTAGTTAAAAAGTCAATTTTAAAGTATTTTGGAATTAAACAAGAAGTTTTTTATGCCGATTTCAACTGGGCACTTGTTTTAAAATTAGTGTCAAGCAAAATTAAATTCACCGATATTCCAAAATATCCAGAAGTTCGTAGGGATTTGGCTTTGTTATTAGACAACGAAGTCTCTTACGATGCTATTTATAAAATTGCAAGACAAACTGAAAAATCATTGCTAAAAGAAATCAACTTGTTTGATGTTTATGCTGGGTCAAATTTACCCGAAGGTAAAAAATCATATGCCTTAAGTTTTACAATTCAAGATACTGCAAAGACTTTAGAAGACGCTCAGATTGATAAAATCATGTCTAAATTGCAAAAGAATTTCGAAACAGAACTTGGAGCAGTTTTGAGATAA